Proteins co-encoded in one Streptomyces diastaticus subsp. diastaticus genomic window:
- a CDS encoding ketoacyl-ACP synthase III, with the protein MAKIKPSKGAPYARILGVGGYRPTRVVPNEVILEKIDSSDEWIRSRSGIATRHWADDQETVTVMSVEAAGKAIADAGIAPSEIDAVVVSTVSHFKQTPAVATEIAHLVGAGKPAAFDISAGCAGFGYGLTLAKGMVVDGSAEHVLVIGVERLSDLTDHEDRATAFLFGDGAGAVVVGPSDVPAIGRTVWGSEGDKSETIKQTTSWAEYRDGHPEKFPAITQEGQAVFRWAVFEMAKVAQQALEAAGITAEDLDVFIPHQANMRIIDSMVKTLKLPEHVTVARDIETTGNTSAASIPLAMERLLATGEAKSGDTALVIGFGAGLVYAATVVTLP; encoded by the coding sequence ATGGCGAAGATCAAGCCCAGCAAGGGTGCCCCGTACGCGCGCATTCTCGGCGTCGGCGGCTACCGCCCGACACGGGTGGTGCCCAACGAGGTGATCCTGGAGAAGATCGACTCCTCCGACGAGTGGATCCGCTCGCGGTCCGGCATCGCCACCCGGCACTGGGCCGACGACCAGGAGACCGTCACCGTGATGTCGGTGGAGGCGGCGGGCAAGGCCATCGCCGACGCCGGCATAGCCCCGTCGGAGATCGACGCCGTCGTCGTCTCGACGGTCTCGCACTTCAAGCAGACCCCCGCGGTGGCGACCGAGATCGCGCACCTGGTGGGTGCGGGCAAGCCCGCCGCCTTCGACATCTCCGCCGGCTGCGCGGGCTTCGGCTACGGCCTGACCCTCGCCAAGGGCATGGTCGTGGACGGGTCGGCCGAGCATGTGCTGGTCATCGGTGTGGAGCGGCTCAGCGACCTCACCGACCACGAGGACCGCGCGACGGCCTTCCTCTTCGGTGACGGCGCGGGCGCGGTCGTCGTCGGCCCCTCGGACGTCCCGGCCATCGGCCGGACCGTGTGGGGCTCCGAGGGCGACAAGTCGGAGACCATCAAGCAGACGACGTCGTGGGCGGAGTACCGCGACGGCCACCCGGAGAAGTTCCCGGCGATCACGCAGGAGGGCCAGGCCGTCTTCCGCTGGGCCGTCTTCGAGATGGCCAAGGTGGCCCAGCAGGCGCTGGAGGCCGCCGGTATCACCGCGGAGGACCTCGATGTCTTCATCCCGCACCAGGCCAACATGCGGATCATCGACTCGATGGTGAAGACCCTCAAACTGCCGGAGCACGTCACGGTCGCCCGTGACATCGAGACCACCGGCAACACCTCGGCCGCGTCGATCCCGCTCGCGATGGAGCGGCTTCTGGCGACGGGCGAGGCCAAGAGCGGCGACACGGCGCTCGTCATCGGCTTCGGGGCGGGTCTCGTCTACGCCGCCACGGTCGTTACTCTCCCCTAG
- a CDS encoding ACP S-malonyltransferase — protein MLVLVAPGQGAQTPGFLTPWLELPGAADRVAAWSDAIGLDLVHYGTEADAEAIRDTAVAQPLLVAAGLLSATALGEVAPGAVAGHSVGEITAAALASVLDDTDALRLVRRRGQAMAEASAVTPTGMAALLGGDPEVTLPHLEKLGLTPANVNGAGQIVAAGTLEQIDALVAQKPEGVRRVVPLKVAGAFHTEHMAPAVSELEKAAAELAPADPSVPYVSNRDGARVATGTEVLERLVGQLANPVRWDLCMETFQQLGATALLEVCPGGTLTGLAKRAMPGVKTLALKTPDDLDAARALIAEHSPAAPADPQTA, from the coding sequence GTGCTCGTACTCGTCGCTCCCGGCCAGGGCGCCCAGACGCCCGGCTTCCTGACCCCCTGGCTCGAACTCCCCGGTGCCGCCGACCGCGTCGCGGCCTGGTCCGACGCCATCGGCCTCGACCTGGTGCACTACGGCACCGAGGCGGACGCCGAGGCGATCCGTGACACCGCGGTGGCCCAGCCGCTGCTGGTCGCCGCCGGGCTGCTCTCCGCCACCGCGCTCGGCGAGGTGGCCCCGGGCGCTGTCGCGGGACACAGCGTCGGCGAGATCACCGCCGCCGCCCTCGCCTCGGTCCTCGACGACACCGACGCGCTGCGTCTGGTACGCCGCCGCGGCCAGGCCATGGCGGAGGCCTCCGCCGTCACCCCCACCGGTATGGCCGCCCTGCTCGGCGGCGACCCGGAGGTGACCCTCCCGCACCTGGAGAAGCTCGGCCTGACCCCGGCCAACGTCAACGGCGCCGGCCAGATCGTCGCCGCGGGCACGCTGGAGCAGATCGACGCGCTGGTCGCGCAGAAGCCGGAGGGGGTGCGCCGGGTGGTGCCGCTCAAGGTGGCCGGCGCCTTCCACACCGAGCACATGGCCCCGGCCGTGTCGGAGCTGGAGAAGGCCGCCGCGGAGCTGGCCCCCGCCGACCCGTCCGTGCCGTACGTCTCCAACCGGGACGGCGCGCGGGTGGCCACCGGCACGGAGGTCCTGGAGCGGCTGGTGGGCCAGCTCGCCAACCCGGTCCGCTGGGACCTGTGCATGGAGACCTTCCAGCAGCTCGGCGCCACCGCGTTGCTGGAGGTGTGCCCGGGCGGCACGCTGACCGGACTGGCCAAGCGCGCGATGCCGGGCGTCAAGACGCTCGCCCTGAAGACCCCCGACGACCTCGACGCGGCACGCGCCCTGATCGCCGAGCACTCCCCCGCCGCGCCGGCGGACCCGCAGACGGCCTGA
- a CDS encoding PucR family transcriptional regulator has product MSQPESTPPDHPAEQQPPEAAAAHPHTATLKRLERSSGRLAANAIARMDETLPWYRAMPPENRSWIGLVAQAGIAAFTEWFRQPDAPQAISTDVFGTAPRELTRAITLRQTVEMVRTTIEVMETAIDEVAAPGDESVLREALLVYAREIAFATAQVYAQAAEARGAWDARLESLVVNAVLSGEADEGAVSRAAALGWNSPEHVCVILGTAPDGDSELTVEAIRRASRQAKVQVLTGVLGNRLVVIAGGSDNPLHVAKALIGPYAAGPVVAGPVVADLLAATRSAQAAAAGLKACAAWQDAPRPVLADDLLPERAMAGDPAARDQLVEEIYRPLEEAGSALLETLSVYLEQASSLEGAARMLFVHPNTVRYRLRRVTDVTGWSPSDVRSAFTLRIALILGRLADAEAQL; this is encoded by the coding sequence GTGTCCCAACCCGAATCCACACCACCCGACCACCCCGCCGAGCAGCAGCCTCCAGAGGCTGCGGCCGCCCATCCGCACACCGCGACGCTGAAGCGGCTGGAGCGTTCCTCCGGGCGGCTCGCCGCCAACGCCATCGCGCGGATGGACGAGACGCTGCCCTGGTACCGGGCGATGCCGCCGGAGAACCGTTCGTGGATCGGCCTGGTGGCACAGGCGGGTATCGCGGCGTTCACCGAGTGGTTCCGGCAGCCGGACGCGCCGCAGGCGATCTCCACCGACGTGTTCGGCACGGCGCCGCGCGAGCTGACGCGGGCGATCACCCTGCGGCAGACCGTCGAGATGGTGCGCACCACGATCGAGGTCATGGAGACGGCGATCGACGAGGTCGCGGCGCCGGGTGACGAGTCGGTGCTTCGGGAGGCGCTGCTGGTCTACGCCCGGGAGATCGCCTTCGCCACCGCTCAGGTCTACGCGCAGGCCGCCGAGGCGCGCGGCGCCTGGGACGCCCGGCTGGAGTCGCTGGTGGTCAACGCCGTGCTCTCCGGCGAGGCGGACGAGGGCGCCGTCTCCCGGGCGGCCGCGCTCGGCTGGAACTCCCCCGAGCACGTCTGCGTGATCCTCGGCACCGCCCCCGACGGGGACAGCGAGCTGACCGTGGAGGCGATCCGGCGGGCCTCCCGCCAGGCCAAGGTGCAGGTCCTGACCGGGGTGCTCGGCAACCGGCTGGTGGTCATCGCGGGCGGCAGCGACAACCCGCTGCACGTGGCGAAGGCGCTGATCGGGCCGTACGCGGCGGGCCCGGTGGTGGCCGGCCCCGTGGTGGCGGACCTGCTGGCGGCGACCCGGTCGGCACAGGCCGCCGCGGCGGGACTGAAGGCGTGCGCGGCCTGGCAGGACGCGCCGCGGCCCGTGCTCGCGGACGATCTGCTGCCGGAGCGCGCGATGGCGGGCGATCCCGCCGCGCGGGACCAGTTGGTGGAGGAGATCTACAGACCGTTGGAGGAAGCGGGGTCGGCTCTCCTGGAGACGCTGAGCGTCTACCTGGAGCAGGCGAGCAGCCTCGAAGGGGCCGCGCGGATGCTGTTCGTCCACCCGAACACCGTGCGCTACCGGCTTCGACGTGTGACTGACGTCACCGGGTGGTCGCCCTCCGATGTGCGATCGGCCTTCACGCTGCGTATCGCGCTGATCCTGGGGCGCTTGGCGGACGCCGAGGCGCAACTCTAG
- a CDS encoding pirin family protein translates to MVRVIDVRRSGDRYQGGEPSAGISTLHAFSFGAHYDPDNLRFGPLIACNEERLAPGAGFDEHPHSHTEIVTWVAEGELTHQDSTGRTTVVRPGDVQHLSAATGVRHVERNDGPAPLVFLQMWLAPLTSDGAPTYSLARRENLPQDRPDTVVLDLPAAGAALHRLLLVPGRPNPLPPAALRHVHVLTGDVELSPASVTGEDNSPPVRLGPGDSARVGETAPNPRTLISADLDAADARGGSGQEGGESAGRPFTVTGRGESTAELLVWTMRG, encoded by the coding sequence GTGGTGCGGGTGATCGACGTACGGCGCTCCGGCGACCGGTACCAGGGCGGCGAGCCCTCGGCCGGTATCAGCACCCTGCACGCCTTCTCCTTCGGCGCGCACTACGACCCGGACAACCTCCGTTTCGGCCCGCTCATCGCCTGCAACGAGGAACGCCTCGCGCCCGGCGCGGGCTTCGACGAACACCCGCACAGCCATACCGAGATCGTCACCTGGGTCGCCGAGGGCGAGCTGACCCACCAGGACTCCACCGGCCGCACCACCGTCGTACGACCGGGCGACGTCCAGCATCTCAGCGCGGCCACCGGCGTCCGCCACGTCGAGCGCAACGACGGCCCGGCCCCTCTCGTCTTCCTCCAGATGTGGCTCGCGCCGCTCACCTCGGACGGCGCGCCCACCTACTCCCTGGCCCGCCGCGAGAATCTGCCGCAGGACCGGCCCGACACCGTCGTCCTCGACCTTCCGGCCGCCGGAGCCGCGCTCCACCGCCTTCTCCTCGTCCCCGGCCGACCGAATCCTCTCCCGCCTGCCGCGCTACGCCACGTCCACGTCCTGACGGGAGACGTCGAACTCAGCCCGGCCTCAGTCACCGGCGAGGACAATTCCCCGCCGGTACGACTCGGCCCTGGCGACTCCGCCCGCGTCGGCGAGACGGCTCCAAACCCCCGAACCCTCATTTCTGCCGATCTCGATGCCGCTGACGCCCGCGGCGGCAGCGGTCAGGAGGGAGGCGAGTCGGCCGGGCGACCCTTCACCGTGACAGGGCGCGGCGAGAGCACCGCCGAACTGCTGGTCTGGACGATGAGGGGATAG
- a CDS encoding serine hydrolase domain-containing protein: protein MRSLESLAWVDDWPVPHAAAAVVRSDGTVAGTHGPTDRRFALASVTKPIAAYTVLVAYEEGAVELDEPAGPEGSTVRHLLAHTSGLAFDEYRVQAEPGARRIYSNAGFEALGEHLAEATGIAFPEYLRQAVLEPLGMRATSLEGEQSPAKDGWSTVDDLIRFAAEVQAPQLLDARTVAEAISVVHPGLKGVLPGYGSQNPNDWGLGFEIRDGKSPHWTGQASSPRTYGHFGQSGTFLWIDPDARAAAVALTDRDFGPWAIEAWPGFTDAILKELGQGGGR from the coding sequence ATGCGAAGCCTTGAGAGTCTGGCGTGGGTGGACGACTGGCCGGTGCCGCACGCGGCTGCGGCCGTGGTGCGGTCCGACGGGACGGTGGCCGGGACCCACGGGCCCACCGACCGGCGGTTCGCGCTGGCCTCGGTGACGAAGCCGATCGCGGCGTACACCGTGCTGGTGGCGTATGAGGAAGGAGCCGTGGAACTCGACGAACCGGCGGGGCCCGAGGGGTCGACGGTGCGGCATCTGCTGGCACACACCAGTGGGCTGGCCTTCGACGAGTACCGGGTTCAGGCGGAGCCCGGAGCCCGGCGGATCTACTCGAACGCCGGCTTCGAGGCGCTGGGTGAGCACCTGGCCGAGGCGACGGGCATCGCGTTCCCGGAGTATCTACGGCAGGCCGTGCTGGAGCCGCTGGGGATGCGCGCGACGTCTTTGGAAGGAGAGCAGTCTCCCGCGAAGGACGGGTGGTCGACGGTGGACGACCTGATCCGGTTCGCGGCGGAGGTGCAGGCGCCCCAGCTCTTGGACGCCCGTACGGTCGCCGAGGCCATATCGGTCGTGCATCCGGGGCTGAAGGGGGTGCTGCCCGGATACGGGAGCCAGAACCCCAACGACTGGGGGCTGGGTTTCGAGATCCGGGACGGGAAGTCGCCACACTGGACGGGGCAGGCGTCCTCACCGAGGACGTACGGGCATTTCGGCCAGTCGGGGACGTTTCTCTGGATCGACCCGGACGCCCGGGCGGCCGCTGTCGCGTTGACCGACAGGGACTTCGGGCCCTGGGCCATCGAGGCTTGGCCGGGGTTCACGGACGCGATCCTCAAGGAACTGGGCCAGGGCGGGGGTCGCTGA
- a CDS encoding IS5 family transposase (programmed frameshift), with amino-acid sequence MGKRQSRPWVVSDELWSLIEPLLPEPGPKQVEGRPRVPDRQALCGILFVLHTGIQWEYLPQELGFGSGMTCWRRLAAWNEAGVWDALHLVLLKKLRAAKKLDWSRAVIDSSHVRAARRGPKSGPSPVDRARPGSKHHVLTDGQGIPLAVSLTGGNRNDVTQLLPLLDKVPAVAGTVGRPRHRPDALLADRGYDHDKYRRLLRQRGIRPVIAERGVEHGSGLGVFRYVVERTIAWLHGFRRLRIRWERRDDIHEAFLGLATCLITHRHVQRLC; translated from the exons GTGGGGAAACGACAGTCGCGGCCCTGGGTCGTGTCGGACGAACTGTGGTCGCTCATCGAGCCGTTGCTGCCCGAGCCGGGACCCAAGCAGGTGGAGGGCAGGCCGCGGGTCCCGGACCGGCAGGCACTGTGCGGAATCCTGTTCGTGCTGCACACCGGCATCCAGTGGGAGTACCTGCCCCAGGAGCTGGGCTTTGGCTCGGGGATGACGTGCTGGCGGCGCCTGGCCGCCTGGAATGAAGCCGGTGTCTGGGACGCACTGCACCTGGTGCTGCTGAAGAAGCTGCGGGCCGCGAAGAAGCTCGACTGGTCCCGGGCGGTGATCGACTCCTCCCATGTCCGGGCCGCTCGGCGCGGCC CCAAAAGCGGGCCCAGCCCGGTCGACCGCGCACGACCGGGCAGCAAGCACCACGTCCTCACCGACGGCCAGGGCATCCCGCTCGCGGTGTCGCTGACCGGCGGAAACCGCAACGACGTCACCCAGCTGCTGCCGCTGCTGGACAAGGTTCCGGCCGTGGCGGGCACCGTCGGCCGGCCCAGACACCGGCCAGACGCACTCCTCGCCGATCGCGGCTACGACCACGACAAGTACCGCCGCCTGCTGCGACAGCGCGGGATCCGGCCGGTCATCGCCGAACGAGGCGTCGAGCACGGCTCTGGCCTGGGCGTCTTCCGCTACGTGGTCGAGCGCACGATCGCCTGGCTGCACGGCTTCCGCCGACTGCGAATCCGCTGGGAACGACGCGACGACATCCACGAAGCCTTCCTCGGACTCGCCACCTGCCTCATCACCCACCGCCACGTCCAACGCCTTTGTTAG
- a CDS encoding acyltransferase family protein produces the protein MRATWLRRAAASVEAATPAHRDRALDGLRALALLAVPAGHWLLGGFTRDSAGGLHNASPLSAFPSLAPLSWVLQMLAVFFLVGGHASALSYRRAAGRGEPARSWVAGRLVRLGRPVLGVTSVWAGLLVVMWWAGVPDATLHTAATLVIQPLWFVGVYGAVTTLTPWCVRASRKAGVWAAAPLLGTVAVVDLLRYGPWSAGMPSWLSLLNLLPGWLFAYQLGVSWGEGRVSRHAARVLLAGGAVLFAVLLWEFGYPISMVGVPGETRTNSHPPSLLVLALASFQSGAAVLLRDRLASLLRRPAWWAPVVAVNLSAMTILCWHQTAMLTAAIPGAVLGVVPGLTSAPDTVAWIAMRVLWMPLFAVLLVVTARSARRLDAPWTGTGRGMRVTVALLAAGFAIFALRLA, from the coding sequence ATGAGGGCGACTTGGCTGCGCCGTGCCGCGGCATCCGTCGAGGCGGCGACTCCGGCCCACCGCGACCGTGCCCTCGACGGGCTGCGGGCCCTGGCCCTGCTCGCGGTGCCCGCGGGTCACTGGCTCCTCGGCGGGTTCACACGTGACAGCGCAGGTGGCCTCCACAACGCCAGTCCGCTCTCCGCCTTTCCCTCGCTCGCGCCGTTGAGCTGGGTCTTGCAGATGCTCGCCGTCTTCTTCCTCGTCGGAGGACACGCCTCGGCGCTCTCCTACCGGCGGGCGGCGGGGCGGGGCGAGCCCGCGCGCTCCTGGGTCGCCGGACGGTTGGTGCGGCTCGGCCGCCCCGTGTTGGGCGTGACGTCTGTCTGGGCCGGCCTGCTGGTGGTGATGTGGTGGGCGGGTGTTCCCGACGCCACCTTGCACACAGCGGCCACCCTCGTCATCCAGCCCCTGTGGTTCGTCGGCGTCTACGGGGCGGTCACCACGCTGACGCCATGGTGTGTACGTGCCTCCAGGAAGGCGGGAGTGTGGGCCGCGGCACCGCTCCTCGGCACGGTCGCCGTGGTGGACCTGCTCCGTTACGGTCCCTGGTCGGCCGGGATGCCCTCCTGGCTGAGCCTGCTCAACCTGCTGCCGGGATGGTTGTTCGCCTACCAGTTGGGGGTGAGCTGGGGCGAAGGGCGGGTGAGCCGCCACGCGGCAAGGGTGCTGTTGGCCGGCGGCGCCGTCCTGTTCGCCGTGCTGCTCTGGGAGTTCGGCTATCCGATTTCCATGGTGGGGGTGCCGGGCGAGACGCGGACCAACTCGCATCCCCCTTCGCTGCTCGTGCTGGCGCTGGCCTCCTTCCAGAGTGGGGCAGCGGTGCTGCTGCGCGACCGGCTCGCGTCGCTGCTCCGTCGCCCCGCCTGGTGGGCGCCGGTCGTCGCCGTCAACCTGTCGGCCATGACCATCCTCTGCTGGCACCAGACCGCGATGCTCACCGCCGCGATACCCGGGGCGGTGCTCGGGGTGGTGCCCGGGCTGACCTCCGCCCCGGACACGGTGGCCTGGATCGCCATGAGAGTGCTGTGGATGCCGCTCTTCGCGGTCCTCCTCGTGGTGACGGCACGGTCCGCCCGGCGCCTCGACGCACCATGGACGGGAACCGGCCGAGGAATGCGCGTGACCGTGGCCCTCCTGGCGGCGGGTTTCGCGATATTCGCTCTTCGGCTGGCATGA
- a CDS encoding alpha/beta hydrolase → MAGLMLASTLLTATTGWASAGQQTPVTGPPPGVAAWRNDTSTGHRLPDPAHAPPSEVHDFLGDLTAPQLKRLVERHPRVLGNLDGAPARLRYAANRRALADARAGERKKAADSRLSAEDRDRAARRAGRYHGLLAAGRRILAFDPRGRGQVAEVFGDLGTARHVAVVVPGSDIDLSTFDRTRNPYGTPAGMARSLARVTDERTAVIAWVGYTTPVGLGPDAATGRLAEAGAPRLKRFVDGLAATGLPRPSVFCHSYGSVVCGLAASQLRMSDLVVLGSPGMRAADSASLGTTARIWAARSSGDWIGNVPHLRLFELGHGADPTAPDFGARSVPAHRVSGHSDYFAPGTDALAVFAAIAEGRAA, encoded by the coding sequence ATGGCGGGGCTCATGCTGGCGTCCACCCTGCTGACGGCCACGACCGGCTGGGCGTCGGCTGGTCAGCAGACACCCGTGACGGGGCCGCCGCCCGGTGTGGCGGCCTGGCGGAACGACACCTCGACGGGGCACCGACTCCCCGACCCGGCCCATGCCCCGCCCTCAGAAGTCCACGACTTCCTGGGTGATCTGACGGCACCGCAGTTGAAACGCCTTGTCGAGCGCCACCCGCGCGTGCTCGGAAATCTGGACGGCGCTCCGGCTCGCCTTCGGTACGCCGCCAACCGCCGGGCGTTGGCCGACGCACGCGCCGGCGAGCGGAAGAAGGCCGCCGACTCGCGGTTGAGTGCCGAGGACCGCGACCGAGCGGCCAGGCGTGCCGGGAGATACCACGGTCTGCTGGCGGCAGGACGCCGGATCCTCGCCTTCGACCCTCGGGGCCGGGGGCAGGTGGCGGAGGTCTTCGGCGATCTCGGCACCGCCCGGCACGTGGCGGTCGTCGTGCCGGGTTCCGACATCGACTTGAGCACCTTTGACCGGACACGGAATCCCTACGGCACTCCTGCGGGCATGGCCCGTTCCCTCGCGAGGGTGACGGACGAGAGGACCGCGGTCATCGCCTGGGTCGGTTACACCACGCCGGTCGGGCTCGGACCCGATGCCGCCACCGGCCGCCTGGCCGAAGCGGGCGCGCCACGGCTGAAGCGCTTCGTCGACGGACTGGCCGCCACGGGCCTCCCCCGCCCTTCGGTCTTCTGCCACAGCTACGGATCGGTCGTGTGCGGGCTGGCCGCCTCCCAGCTTCGCATGAGTGACCTGGTCGTCCTCGGCTCCCCGGGGATGCGGGCAGCGGATTCGGCGTCCTTGGGCACCACCGCTCGAATCTGGGCGGCCCGCAGCTCCGGGGACTGGATCGGAAACGTGCCACACCTGCGCCTCTTCGAACTCGGTCACGGCGCGGACCCGACCGCCCCGGATTTCGGCGCCCGTTCCGTTCCCGCCCACCGGGTGAGCGGCCACTCCGACTACTTCGCTCCCGGTACGGACGCCCTCGCGGTCTTCGCCGCCATAGCGGAAGGCAGGGCGGCATGA
- a CDS encoding response regulator transcription factor, whose protein sequence is MSIRVIIVDDQGMVRAGFAALLSAQSDIDVVGEAADGRTGIEVSRKTLPDVVLMDVRMPEMDGLTATRELLSPDSGAAHRPKVIMLTTFDVDDYVYEALHAGASGFLLKDSPPASLVTAVRVIHAGNALLDPAVTRHFIEDIIRRRPRPRRDPLLRLNGLTPRETEVLELVARGLSNQEIAEQLVLAEQTVKTHISRILAKLGIRDRAQAVIAAYESGLVKPGDSVR, encoded by the coding sequence ATGAGTATCCGCGTGATCATCGTTGACGACCAGGGCATGGTGCGGGCGGGGTTCGCCGCCCTGCTGTCCGCCCAGTCGGACATCGACGTCGTCGGCGAGGCGGCCGACGGACGGACCGGCATCGAGGTGAGCCGCAAGACCCTCCCCGACGTCGTCCTCATGGACGTGCGGATGCCGGAGATGGACGGCCTGACGGCGACACGGGAGCTGCTGAGCCCGGATTCGGGAGCGGCCCATCGTCCGAAGGTCATCATGCTGACCACCTTCGACGTGGACGACTACGTGTACGAGGCGCTGCACGCCGGAGCCTCCGGCTTCCTGCTGAAGGACTCGCCGCCGGCCAGCCTGGTGACGGCGGTCCGCGTCATCCACGCCGGGAACGCTCTGCTCGATCCCGCGGTGACCCGCCACTTCATCGAGGACATCATCCGGCGGCGCCCACGCCCGCGGCGCGACCCCCTTCTCCGGTTGAACGGCCTCACACCACGGGAGACGGAGGTGCTGGAGTTGGTGGCCCGCGGACTGTCCAACCAGGAGATCGCCGAGCAGTTGGTCCTCGCCGAGCAGACGGTGAAGACCCACATCAGCCGCATCCTCGCGAAGCTCGGCATCCGCGACCGCGCTCAGGCGGTCATCGCCGCCTACGAATCCGGGCTGGTCAAGCCCGGTGACAGTGTGCGCTGA
- a CDS encoding sensor histidine kinase, whose translation MKTEPPRDRDDKSPRPRGRRGLLQPGSLRGALDRAGAWGRRTAALPAVRSSREELRSLGLALGTPADSARPLLSRARSPWIRRLPHVLAFGAVAALLPVTTTVLVQDYGMNGALAGAFATAQTAPLLLAVSRPVQAWWVIFTADVVAAVVMLGVPGLDGRSWPWTPMNIVGYQLLMVCLGLRAGRRTLLAVWLATGCAGLFFEVLSQEHSDGSQLLVFTLSGALLLLSATLRERGDAQRKLVEQETISEAERSYRTLLEERNRIARELHDVVAHHMSLITVQADSAPYRIPQLDEAAAREFSSIADSARESLKEMRRVLSVLRSENAEGERTPQPGLRQLSQLVDATVRAGVPVTMSRTEVEIAAILADLPASVDLSLYRIVQEALANVVRHAPEAPTTLSVHLEGAYVTVIIVNGPGRTRRVPLEATGTGHGLVGMRERVRLVGGTLDTGPLPGGGFRVAARLPRHEKEPDSP comes from the coding sequence ATGAAGACCGAACCGCCGCGTGACCGCGATGACAAGTCTCCCCGGCCTCGCGGCCGCCGGGGCCTTCTCCAGCCCGGCTCCCTTCGCGGGGCGCTCGACCGTGCAGGAGCCTGGGGCCGGCGCACGGCAGCCCTTCCGGCGGTGCGCTCGTCCCGCGAGGAGTTGCGTTCCCTGGGGCTGGCCCTGGGCACGCCGGCCGACTCGGCTCGCCCCCTGCTCTCACGGGCACGCAGTCCGTGGATACGCCGCCTGCCCCATGTGCTCGCCTTCGGGGCGGTGGCGGCTCTGCTGCCGGTCACGACCACCGTGCTGGTCCAGGACTACGGAATGAACGGAGCCCTCGCCGGCGCCTTCGCCACCGCGCAGACCGCGCCGCTCCTCCTGGCCGTCTCGCGCCCCGTCCAGGCGTGGTGGGTGATCTTCACCGCCGACGTCGTCGCCGCCGTGGTGATGTTGGGCGTACCGGGCCTGGACGGAAGGTCCTGGCCGTGGACGCCGATGAACATCGTCGGATACCAACTGCTCATGGTCTGCCTGGGGCTGCGGGCCGGTCGGCGGACGCTGCTCGCCGTCTGGCTCGCCACGGGGTGCGCGGGCCTGTTCTTCGAAGTCCTCTCCCAGGAGCACAGCGACGGCAGCCAACTGCTCGTCTTCACGCTGTCCGGAGCCCTCCTGCTACTTTCGGCGACACTGCGGGAGAGGGGCGACGCGCAGCGGAAGCTGGTCGAGCAGGAGACCATCAGTGAGGCGGAGCGGTCGTACCGGACGCTGCTGGAGGAGCGCAACCGCATCGCGCGGGAGTTGCACGACGTGGTCGCCCACCACATGTCACTCATCACCGTGCAGGCCGACTCGGCGCCTTACCGCATACCGCAGCTCGACGAGGCGGCGGCGCGGGAGTTCAGCTCCATCGCGGACAGCGCACGCGAGTCGTTGAAGGAGATGCGGCGCGTCCTCTCGGTGCTGCGCAGCGAGAACGCCGAGGGGGAGCGGACGCCGCAACCAGGTCTTCGGCAACTGAGCCAGCTGGTGGACGCCACCGTCCGGGCGGGGGTGCCGGTGACCATGTCGCGGACCGAGGTGGAGATCGCGGCGATCCTGGCCGACCTCCCCGCCTCGGTCGACCTTTCCCTGTACCGGATCGTCCAGGAAGCCCTGGCCAACGTCGTCCGTCACGCACCGGAGGCACCGACGACCCTCTCCGTCCACCTGGAGGGCGCCTACGTCACCGTGATCATCGTGAACGGTCCGGGCCGCACGCGTCGGGTGCCTCTGGAGGCCACGGGGACGGGCCACGGACTGGTGGGCATGCGGGAGAGGGTGCGTCTCGTGGGTGGGACCCTCGACACCGGCCCCTTGCCCGGCGGAGGATTCCGTGTCGCCGCTCGGCTCCCCCGTCACGAGAAGGAACCCGACTCCCCATGA